The Bacteroidota bacterium genome segment TCAGCACAACGACAATGGTGACCACCGTCCGAATGGTATTCCATCGGATCCAGCGTGCTTCAAATACCTCGCGCGCAGCTTGCAGCGCCGGCGCATCCATCGCGTCAAGATCATGGGCCTGCAGTTGATTGTTAAGCGGGATATTGACGATGGCTGTCGGCAGTTGGGCGCCAAAGAGATAAAGTGCAACGGCGCCAAATACCAGCAGTTGCTGGGTCCCCTCTAACGCAGCATAGCCAAACCACGCTGCAGCAAGGATGGCAAGTACCGACCCGGCCCACATTAGCATAAATCCCGGGTGATTGTTCTGAATGATACCGTCCATCACTTTAAAACTTTTTAAAAAGCCGCGGTCATCGAGGGTTTGAATACCGGGCATAACAATCATCGTGAAGGCGAGCAAAAAGCCGGCGACAAGCGCGCATAAAAACATCGCTAGCGCTATCACAAGGTGGGGTATTTCCATGGTGATTTCCTGATTATGTATGGCAAAAATATAGGTATTAAAGTGCGCTGGAACCCGCTGTACTTTTTCAGCGGACTCCAGCGCTACATCTCCTCATCCCCACGTACCTGCAGCCGCCGTTTCCCGTGCGTACGTTGCGAAGTCTGTGGGTGGACGCCCCAGTGCGCGTTGGATACCGTCGGTCAGGTTTGCGTTGCGGCCATCAAGGACCGTGGTAAACAAATAGTCCATCATCCACACCACTTCTTTGGGCGCACCAGAAGCTTTTGCGCCTTCAATAAACGCTTCATGCGGGATCTGGAGGAACTGGATTTCTCGGCCTGTGGCCTTCGACAATTCATCCGCAACTTCGGCAAAAGTCATTAAGCGTGGGCCCGTTACCTCATACACTTCGCCGGCATGCCCTGGCTGTGTCAGCGCGGCAACGGCGACTTCCGCGATGTCATCTACATCAACAAACGGCTCCCCCACATCACCGACGGGTAGCGTGATTTGTCCGGAATGGATCATGCCGGTAAACGCGCCTTCTGAGAAATTCTGATTGAACCAGCTTGCCCGAACGATGGTGGTATCTACCCCACTATCCTGCACAATGCGCTCACATGCTTGTGCTTCTGCTTCACCGCGGCCAGAAAGTAAAACAAAGCGCGATACGCCTTGCGCTTTTGCCATATCCACAAGCGCCCGAATGGCATCCGATGCGCCGGGCACGGCAAGGTCTGGCGCGTAATTGATGTACATAGCTGTTACGCCTTCCAGGCACGCTTGCCAGGTGGCCTCGTTGTCCCAATCGAAAGCCGGCGTAGCAGATCGGGAACCGATACGGGTTGGGATTCCCATTTCCTGTAATTGCGCTACAATGCGCCGGCCTGTTTTGCCAGTACCGCCAAGTACAAGTGTGAGTCCCTGCGATGCAGTGTCTTTATGTGTATTCATTGCTTGATCCCTTAATTGGTGTTTGATTACAAGCAATAGAATAGTTGTACAGGCAGGCGTATTTCTCGACACCGGCTGCCAAATTTTTGACAGTACGCGCCAATTTTACTTTTTTTGTGGATTGAGGCGGTAAGACCGGGGTGTTTGGCCGGCCCAGCGCATGAAGGCGCGGGTGAATGCGCTCTGTTCAGCATATCCGGTCATGAACGCAATTTCAGCTAGCGAATAATCGGTTTGTTGTAGCAGGCGCTCAGCCAATTGCCGGCGTGCCGTATCTACGAGTGCCTGAAATGTATGCCCAGTTTCAGACAGCCGGCGTTGTAAAGTTCGCCCACTCATGCCTAACTGACCCGCCACATCTGAAATGGCAGGCACGCCCTCACTCAGCGCGCGTGACACTTGATTGCATACCTGTTTATCCAGGGCGGTTTCATCTTCAAACGTTGCCAGCGTGGCTTCGAGATGTGAATCAAAAAAACGGGCGATGCTCTCATCTCCGACCTTGTTTCGGGTGTGCAACGATGTACTTGCAACCAACAATGCATCCCTGTCCGTGTCAAAATACACGGGACACTCAAAGTAAATTTCATGGTCTCTGACATGCACCGGTTCAGGGTGTTTAAAATAGACGGCGAGGGGAGTAAATGGGGCGGTGGATACTTCCCTGCTAATCGCAGTGATTGCTGCGATGGTTGCTTCATTCGATATGCGCATGCCGAGCCGGCGCTCTCCGGCGCGATTGAGGTGTACATACATGCCGTTCTCCGCCTGCTCATGGGTGTACGTTGACACGCTCGTCAAAACGCGCGCATAACGCGCCGCACGCTCATAAGAACCAAGCAAGGTAGTGGCCGATTTGAATGCCAGGCCAAAGGCGCCATAGTCGCTGCAGCGCATTGCACCGCCACCACGCAGCGACAGTGTGGTTGGGTTGCCGTCTGAAGCTGCCAATCGCTCCAGGAACGCATAATATTCATCAGCAGAAACCATCAACGCGGGATCAACCGGCTCTCCCGGTTCGATGCCGATAGACCGCAGCATGGCGTCTTTGTCGACATGCTCATCAACAATCCCGAGTACCTTACTGGCAAATAGCGCGGTTATTTGTCCCATAGCGTAAAAATAATAAAGCGGTACACAAACTGCCCATCAATCAATCGTGAAAACAAATCCAGGCGGCCTGAATTAGACCAGCAGGACGCACCTTGTGCACCGCTATGTTTACAAGAGGCTGTAAGGTTATATTGCAGCATATCCGCCACTGTGAGCGATGTCTTCCTCTGTCATGAATCGAATTCCCACGCCTGAACTGAGCGTTATTATTCCTTGCTTCAATGAAGCAGAGGTCATCCCGCTGCTCATTCCTGCGCTGGAGCAGCTTGATGACAGCCTGCCATTTCCGGTGTATTTTCTTTTTGTAGATGATGGGAGTACCGATCAAACGTTGGCGCTGATTACCGATGTCTGCAACCGCGACGAGCGGTTTGCGTGCCTGAGTTTGTCGCGCAATTTTGGGCACCAGAATGCCGTGTCTGCCGGCTTGCGCCATGCAAAAGGAGACATCGTAGCGGTGATCGATGCAGACCTCCAGGATCCACCGGCCGTCATAGCGGACTTTGTCGACAAGTGGCGTGAAGGATATGATATCGTTTATGGCATCCGGCAAAACCGGAAGGAGAAGTGGCCACAACGGTTAGCCTACGCGCTGTTTTACCGAATCCTGAAAAGAATTGCCAATATCGAAGTACCGCTCGATGCCGGCGACTTTTCTTTGATGGACCGCCGGGTTGTCGACGTAATTAACCAGATGCCCGAGCACAACCGTTTTATCCGTGGCTTGCGTGGCTGGGTTGGATTTCGGCAAACGGGCGTTGCCTATGAGCGGCAGGAGCGGCAAAAAGGCACTTCAAAATATACCTTTGGCAAGTTGTTCAAACTGGCATTAGACGGGCTGATTTCGTTTTCTGCCGTTCCGCTGTGGCTGGCCGGATGGATGGGTGCCTTTTCAGCGATGCTGGGTTTTGGTTACATGCTGTACGCGTTTATCGCACGCGTAGCCGGCATAGAAATTCCCAAAGGCTGGACATCAACCATCATCATTATCCTATTCCTCGGCGGCATCCAGCTCATGGTGCTGGGCATTCTCGGCAATTACATCGGGCGAATTTTTGACGAGGTAAAGAATCGCCCCCACTATATCGCCAATCATACAACAGGGTGGCTTAGTAGAGCCATACAGGTGCATGAATCAGCGCCGGCTAAAAACACCCCTTCCAACGCATAAAACCACACTGCCTACCTGCTGCGCAACGTTTCTTTAAATACGTTCCCCTACCTTGTACACTGTACTGCTCCGTGCCATGGACCGCAAGACCAAACAACGCCTCACCCTCAACCTGATCGACGTCCTCAAAAGTCTCGCGTCTTACAATGATAAAGGCGTGGTATGGATGAAACACACTGCCGCCGAAATTGAAGAAAACCGGCAGCAATATGCAGACAGGCTGTCGCGACTTCGCAACGCCATGGTGCCTGCAAATCTTACCGAAGAAGCCCATGCGTTTTTCGATTCACCAGACCTGCTGAAAGACCCAACGCATGGGCACTTACAACAACTGCGCAATCTGATCAAGGAGTATCGCTTTTACATCGACTACTGATTTTCGAAGTGGGCGTTGAGCGTTTCAAAAAACTCATTTCTGATTTTCTCCCCATCGATGGCGCGGTAATAAGTAATTTTCCGGTTGCCATTTTCCGGCGAAGTGGTAATCTCTACACGCTCAGCCCATTCCGGATGAATCATGGCGCCAATAAGCGCAAGGTCCCAGATCCAGCGGGCTTCGCGCAAGCCATCCAGGTGGTTGTACCACCGATCCACCAGGTACTTACCGAGGTCGTGTTTGTCGCGCAGCCGGCGCTCTGTTTCTTCATACGTAAACTCCATCGCCAGCGCGACGCTGTGCGGCATCACGTGCATTTCTACCACTGACTTCAACATGATATCGAGGGCCTGGACGTCCATGACGCTATTGAAGTCGGTTTCATCCATGAGGCCGGCTTCAAAGTCGTAGTTGGTACCGAGCCAGTACAATTTGATGAGTGGCTCTATTGACGGGTCGATGTAGATTGCGGAAGCCACATTGGTGAGTGCACCCAGGGCAATCACGGTTAGCTTCTCCCCTGCCGGCATCGCTTTAGCCTGCTTAATGATTTCGTATGCAGCCGCAGAGTGTTGGGCTTTGTCGCCCCAATCGAACATACGCGCAATACCACCACGCCGTAGCTTGGCCGGGTGCTTCAGGTATCCCGTCAGTACCGCATTTACACGGTGGCTGTTTTCCATCGACTGCGGCTCCGCCCAATGGCTTGTTTGCCACTGGGTGGCATTAAGCGCCGTGATTTCCCAGGAAGGCTCAATTAACGCGCGGGCAACAGCAAATAAATCATCAATTTCATTGCCCGTATCAGCATCCAGGATAATGGGTTGCTGCGCATTTGCAGGGAAAATGGTCAACGTGGTAAACAATACAAACAGGAAGCAAAAGCGCGAGAAAGGTAGTTGATTCATGGTCCGGGAGGCTAAGTAGCAAGTAAAGCGACAACTAAAGTAACAAGGAGATCAATGGCGCTTAATATACTACCCACCAACCATCATCTTGCAAAAAACACACCTGCCGGCTTTTATCGCCGCGCCCTGAAATTGTATGCCACACCAAAGTCAAGGCCACCATTCAACACATCGTATCCTCCCATCAACACAAAAGAACCAAAGTTACCAGCTAATCCGGGAGAGAAACTGGGTACATATTCGACTTCATTATCGCGTTGGTTAACCAACACGCCCATGCCCAACGCCGGCTGAACGGGTGATCTAAAGAAGTCATAAAACCCAACGATGCGCCCCATGAAGTACTCCGTCTCAGTTTTTGATTTTTGGAGTACAGCTTCGTTTACAGCCACCTGGAGGAGTAACCCGCCTTTGGGGTGTACATAACCGGTCATCAGGCCAATCGGTGCGTGTTCAGCATTGCCATAATACCCTACCGTTCCGCCAATGACGGCAACGGCTGCCACAGCAGCCACTCCTGCCAGTGCTGCCGGCAACAAGTCGCCTTCATCTTCCTCGTCATCATCATCGTCTTTTTTCTTCTTATTCCCTGAGAAAATGCCTGTGGCCGTACTTTCGTCCTCAGTTTCTTCCTCAGCCTCCCCCCTCGATCTGCGATCGTCGCTGCTGCGCGCGCCTTCAGTTCTTTGGTCCCCCCGGCCAACACGGTCGCCACGGGGT includes the following:
- a CDS encoding AraC family transcriptional regulator ligand-binding domain-containing protein; its protein translation is MGQITALFASKVLGIVDEHVDKDAMLRSIGIEPGEPVDPALMVSADEYYAFLERLAASDGNPTTLSLRGGGAMRCSDYGAFGLAFKSATTLLGSYERAARYARVLTSVSTYTHEQAENGMYVHLNRAGERRLGMRISNEATIAAITAISREVSTAPFTPLAVYFKHPEPVHVRDHEIYFECPVYFDTDRDALLVASTSLHTRNKVGDESIARFFDSHLEATLATFEDETALDKQVCNQVSRALSEGVPAISDVAGQLGMSGRTLQRRLSETGHTFQALVDTARRQLAERLLQQTDYSLAEIAFMTGYAEQSAFTRAFMRWAGQTPRSYRLNPQKK
- a CDS encoding NAD(P)H-binding protein codes for the protein MNTHKDTASQGLTLVLGGTGKTGRRIVAQLQEMGIPTRIGSRSATPAFDWDNEATWQACLEGVTAMYINYAPDLAVPGASDAIRALVDMAKAQGVSRFVLLSGRGEAEAQACERIVQDSGVDTTIVRASWFNQNFSEGAFTGMIHSGQITLPVGDVGEPFVDVDDIAEVAVAALTQPGHAGEVYEVTGPRLMTFAEVADELSKATGREIQFLQIPHEAFIEGAKASGAPKEVVWMMDYLFTTVLDGRNANLTDGIQRALGRPPTDFATYARETAAAGTWG
- a CDS encoding nucleoside hydrolase, producing the protein MNQLPFSRFCFLFVLFTTLTIFPANAQQPIILDADTGNEIDDLFAVARALIEPSWEITALNATQWQTSHWAEPQSMENSHRVNAVLTGYLKHPAKLRRGGIARMFDWGDKAQHSAAAYEIIKQAKAMPAGEKLTVIALGALTNVASAIYIDPSIEPLIKLYWLGTNYDFEAGLMDETDFNSVMDVQALDIMLKSVVEMHVMPHSVALAMEFTYEETERRLRDKHDLGKYLVDRWYNHLDGLREARWIWDLALIGAMIHPEWAERVEITTSPENGNRKITYYRAIDGEKIRNEFFETLNAHFENQ
- a CDS encoding glycosyltransferase family 2 protein, whose protein sequence is MNRIPTPELSVIIPCFNEAEVIPLLIPALEQLDDSLPFPVYFLFVDDGSTDQTLALITDVCNRDERFACLSLSRNFGHQNAVSAGLRHAKGDIVAVIDADLQDPPAVIADFVDKWREGYDIVYGIRQNRKEKWPQRLAYALFYRILKRIANIEVPLDAGDFSLMDRRVVDVINQMPEHNRFIRGLRGWVGFRQTGVAYERQERQKGTSKYTFGKLFKLALDGLISFSAVPLWLAGWMGAFSAMLGFGYMLYAFIARVAGIEIPKGWTSTIIIILFLGGIQLMVLGILGNYIGRIFDEVKNRPHYIANHTTGWLSRAIQVHESAPAKNTPSNA
- a CDS encoding DUF1772 domain-containing protein; translation: MEIPHLVIALAMFLCALVAGFLLAFTMIVMPGIQTLDDRGFLKSFKVMDGIIQNNHPGFMLMWAGSVLAILAAAWFGYAALEGTQQLLVFGAVALYLFGAQLPTAIVNIPLNNQLQAHDLDAMDAPALQAAREVFEARWIRWNTIRTVVTIVVVLMLLVVILPL